The sequence CGATCTGGTAACTGCCGTCCTGCAGCGCGTTGGCCACCCGGGTGACCCGCGCCATGTCGATGACCTCAGCCCGGCTCAGGGCCTGCTCGGCCTCCTTGAGCCTGGCGGCGGCATCGGTCAGCGCCAGGGAATCGCCGTCGCTTTGACGGGCGCCCGTTTGTGTTTCGAGCCTGCGCAGCGCCCGTGGACCGGTATTGGCCGGTTCGGGCTTTCCCGTCACGGCACGCAAATTGATCATCATGCTCACGCCCTCGTTGAAGATGTCATCCCGAAGCTTGTAACGGCAGGGTTTGCTGAAAGTTTAGCTCAAAGCTGGACCCGGACTTCGCCCGGCCCCTGGACCACCCCTTCGACAACCTGTCGCGAGCGGTCGTTGCGCACCCGTA comes from Methylomarinovum caldicuralii and encodes:
- the flgM gene encoding flagellar biosynthesis anti-sigma factor FlgM, coding for MMINLRAVTGKPEPANTGPRALRRLETQTGARQSDGDSLALTDAAARLKEAEQALSRAEVIDMARVTRVANALQDGSYQIDAEQIAEKLLELDSQLP